In Silene latifolia isolate original U9 population chromosome X, ASM4854445v1, whole genome shotgun sequence, the following proteins share a genomic window:
- the LOC141617752 gene encoding uncharacterized protein LOC141617752, with protein sequence MEHYLISDLSPFLILGDFNQVGMHSDKLGGSHVIRGQQDFTNWRFDNSLLDVPFFGPLYTWLNNRSDDQLIMERLDRAYANTEWLDLFPAASLMHLPILVSDHAPIILKFFPSSKTSRRPYRLDNWCFNSPEIAHIVDCAWRLPVTGSPMYILSRRLASVRFSIMQWVIHHRLSHGINWSEIHHTTHCSGTAILNVHSATAFQHVRSAQLHLLKTQHAYWLQRAKLKNEVLDGLPSRFLYSRVKHRASHQRILALLSGSGEWLFTPAQISLEVNSFFQSLLCATPSQDLGSPRGFIAPLLDSLDLPVLSSEHCSLLSAPFTELDITHALNGMDGSKSPGPDDITPKFFQMFWPQIGQLVTLALLRFLNSGVMLKEWNNTHIILIPKVEKPEQISQYRLISLCNVIYRLASKCLANRLKLVISSIVSESQQAFVPSRLMSDSCVITHEIMHYLNKMKKG encoded by the coding sequence ATGGAACACTATTTAATTTCGGATCTGTCTCCTTTTCTAATTCTTGGCGATTTTAATCAGGTTGGAATGCATTCGGATAAATTAGGTGGTTCACATGTCATTCGCGGTCAACAGGATTTCACCAACTGGCGCTTTGATAATTCTTTGCTTGATGTTCCTTTCTTTGGTCCCCTTTATACTTGGTTGAATAATCGCTCTGATGATCAACTAATTATGGAACGCCTTGATCGCGCTTATGCTAACACTGAATGGCTAGACCTGTTCCCTGCGGCATCTCTTATGCATCTTCCAATTCTTGTTTCGGATCACGCTCCAATCATACTCAAGTTTTTCCCTTCTTCAAAGACCAGCAGACGCCCATATCGTCTTGATAACTGGTGTTTCAATTCACCAGAGATTGCCCATATTGTAGATTGTGCGTGGCGGTTACCTGTTACTGGCTCTCCTATGTACATTTTATCTCGCCGCCTTGCTTCAGTTCGCTTTTCTATTATGCAATGGGTGATTCATCATCGCCTGTCCCATGGTATTAACTGGTCTGAGATTCACCATACAACTCACTGCTCTGGTACGGCAATTTTGAATGTTCATTCAGCAACAGCTTTTCAACACGTTCGGTCTGCGCAACTTCACCTTCTGAAAACACAGCATGCTTACTGGTTACAACGGGCTAAGTTGAAAAATGAAGTTCTTGATGGCCTCCCTTCGCGGTTCTTATATTCCCGTGTCAAGCACCGCGCTTCTCACCAACGTATCCTGGCTTTGCTTTCAGGCTCTGGAGAATGGCTTTTTACTCCAGCACAAATTTCATTGGAAGTTAATTCCTTTTTCCAATCTCTTTTGTGTGCTACTCCTTCTCAAGATCTTGGCTCGCCTCGAGGTTTTATTGCCCCTTTGCTTGACTCTCTTGATCTTCCTGTGCTCAGCTCTGAACACTGTTCACTGCTATCTGCTCCTTTCACGGAACTTGATATTACACATGCTCTCAATGGCATGGATGGTTCCAAATCACCTGGACCTGACGACATTACTCCAAAGTTTTTCCAGATGTTTTGGCCCCAGATTGGTCAGTTGGTTACTTTGGCTCTTCTTCGTTTCCTTAACTCCGGTGTTATGTTGAAAGAATGGAACAATACTCATATTATTCTCATCCCTAAAGTTGAGAAACCGGAGCAGATCTCCCAGTACCGTCTTATCAGTCTCTGCAATGTTATTTACCGGCTGGCTTCCAAGTGTTTAGCTAATCGCCTCAAGCTTGTTATTTCATCAATAGTTTCGGAATCTCAACAGGCTTTTGTCCCTTCTCGCCTTATGTCAGACAGCTGTGTTATTACACACGAGATTATGCATTATCTTAATAAAATGAAGAAAGGATAA